The genomic window GTATCCGTCTGCACGTCATCGTGCGCGAGACCAACGAGGAAGCCTGGCGCGCGGCGGATGAGCTGATCCAATACGTCACCGACGACACCATCGCCCAGGCGCAGAAGATTTTCTCCCGCATGGATTCGGTCGGCCAGCAACGTATGGCGCAGCTTCATGGCGGACGCCGCGACAAGCTCGAGATCAGCCCAAACTTGTGGGCGGGCGTTGGTCTGGTGCGTGGTGGCGCGGGTACGGCGCTGGTCGGCGATCCGCAGACCGTCGCGGCGCGCATCAAGGAATATCAGGACATCGGCATCGATACCTTCATCCTGTCCGGCTATCCGCACCTTGAGGAAGCCTATCGCTTCGCCGAACTGGTGTTCCCGCTGCTGACGCTGAGCCATGCGAACAACGTCACGCCGCTACGAGTCAATACGGGGCCGTTCGGCGAGACCATCGGCAACGACTATCGTCCCCAGAAGCAGGCATCGACCTCATGAGTGCAACGGAGACTCTCTCGACGTCCGCACGCGCGAGCCGATTCAGGATTCCCGGCGCGGACGGCCTCACGCAATGGATCGTGCCACTGCTGATCCTGATCGTCTGGCAGATCGCGTGCGTCACCGGCTTCGTGCCGGCGCGCGTGTTGCCTGCGCCGAGCGATGTGGCACTCGCAGGCTGGAAGCTCTTAAAGTCCGGTGAATTGGCCCAAAACATCTGCGTCAGTTTCTGGCGCGCGGCGGTCGGCTTTGTCATTGGCGGCGGCATCGGCTTTGCCTTTGGTCTCGCCAATGGTCTGTCGCAGCTCTCCAGCAAGCTCACCGACACGACGCTGCAGATGGTGCGCAACGTGCCGCATCTGGCGCTGATCCCGCTGGTGATCCTGTGGTTCGGCATCGACGAGTCCGCGAAAATCTTCCTCGTTGCGCTCGGCGTGTTCTTTCCGATCTACATCAACACGCTACACGGCATTCGCACAGTCGATCCGCAGCTCATCGAGATGGGCCGGATCTACGGCATGACCAACGGCGAACTGTTTCGCCGCGTCATCTTCCCCGGTGCCTTGCCATCGATCTTCGTCGGTCTTCGGTTTGCGCTCGGCATCATGTGGCTGACCTTGATTGTCGCGGAGACGATCGCCGCGTCATCCGGCCTCGGCTACATGGCGATGCAGGCACGCGAGTTCATGCTGATCGATGTCGTCGTGCTCAGCATTCTCATCTACGCGTTGCTCGGCAAACTCGCGGACAGCATCGCGCGCGTGCTCGAGCGCTTCACGCTGTCCTGGCATCCGGCCTTCCAGAAACATTGAAAGTGAACATGAATCAGGCGCTTCGATTTGCTCCCATCAACGCCCAAGCGGCGGATACTGCAGCGGATCTGATCCGCGAGGCGAGGGTAGCGCGAGGCACGCACGATCCATCGCGCGCGCTATCGCTCACCATCCGCGGGCTCCGCAAGTCATTCGGCAACAATGAAGTGCTGCGTGGCATCGATCTGCACATTCCGGCGGGACAGTCCGTCGCCATTGTCGGCAAATCCGGCTGCGGCAAGAGCACTTTGCTGCGCTTGATCGCGGGATTGGAGGAGCCAACGGCAGGCAGCATCGAATTCGGCGATCACGAAGGCAACGCGCGCGACCATGTCCGCGTCATGTTTCAGGAGCCGCGGCTGCTGCCGTGGGCGCGCGTACTGTCGAATGTCGAGGTCGGGCTCGGCCGCGACAAGAGTTCACCGAATGCGAAGATCCGCGCAGACGAGGCCCTGAAGGAAGTTGGCCTCGACGACAAGCGCGGCCAGTGGCCGTCGGTGCTGTCGGGCGGGCAGAAGCAGCGCGTGGCGCTGGCGCGGGCGCTGGTCAGTCATCCGCGCGTGCTGGCATTCGACGAGCCGCTCGGTGCGCTCGACGCGCTGACGCGCATCTCGATGCAGCGGCTGTTGGAGCGGGTCTGGCGCGACCAGGGTTTTACCGCCATTCTGGTGACGCATGACGTCTCTGAAGCCGTGGCGCTGGCGGATCGGGTGCTGGTCATTGAAGAAGGCCGCGTGGCACACGATATCAATGTCGATCTGGCGCGCCCGCGCCAGCGCGGCTCGGCGGAGTTGGCCGCACTGGAAGGCAACATCCTTCGCGAATTGCTGAAAGAGACCGGCGACCTCTCCGGGGTGTGAGTCCGGGGCGTGAGACTGTGATGAATTCGATGGTTCGGAATATTAAGAAGGCGGACATCAGCCCCGAGGTCTCGGCTGAGAAGTTTCGCGGCGCCATGCGGAATCTCGCGGGCGGGGTGAGCGTGATCACGGCAGGACAGGGCGCTGACATCACCGGCATGACGGTGACATCCGTGACGTCGCTGGCGGTGGAGCCAGCCACGCTTGTGGTCAGTGTCAATCGTCAGTCGTCGTCCTGGCCGCGCATCAGCAAGCTCGGCGCATTTGGCGTGAACATTCTTGGGGCCGATCATGCCGAGGTCGCCAAGCGCTTCTCCGGCGTCGGCGGATTGAAAGGCGCAGAGCGATTTGCGAATGCTGAGTGGACCACGCTGGTGACGGGCGTTCCGCTGCTAGTGGGTGCTTCGGTCGCGCTCGACTGCGAGGTCGAACACGTCGTGGAACGGCACTCCCATATGCTCGTTATCGGCCGCGTGCTCGATGTGCTGACGTCGGAAGGCAAGGGCGCGCTGTCGTATTGGCAGGGTCAATACATCCCATTCGACTCCAACAAAGATGTATCGGACCCCGATCTGCCAACCGCCCGTGCACTGTGGGGCGTTTGAATAGATAACTCACATTCGCGAAGACAGAACGGGCGACCTTAGCACAGGAAAACGCCGGCTGTTGCTGCGTGCTCAGACCAAAAGGAGTATAGGGGGCCTAAGACCTGGGGCAGACGTTTGGAGGAGTGACAGTCTCCATCGGGAGAGAACCTCCGGAAAAGTTGAATACTCAAATCTTTTTGCAGGTATATGTCAGGAGGACTTGCGAGTCTGTCGGAGGCTCGCGCCTGCAATGTTGGTGTTGATGATGTTTGGAGTGACCCGTTCCTATCTGCCGCAGCTTGACGATGGGGCGGGGCAAAAAGCGGGGCACCCAAGCGCCATCTACCTCGTGCCGGCGCTGGCCGCGATGCTTTACCCCTTCATTCTTCGTGCCTTCCATCATGCGGTGATCGATCCTTCTCTGCGATGGAGCGCGCCCTTCGTTCTCGCGGCCGCCTTCGCAGTTCCTGCGTCAGGTTTTGCATTTGCGATGCGCAAAGGATTGCCGGCGAGCATGCGAAGATTGGCTTTCGCGAGCGTTGTCGCGCCCACGTTGTTCGTGTTTCTGGGCGTTGTGCAGGCCTTGGTATCGAGTCCCTTGCCGGATGAGGTGCCCTGGCTCCTGATTTGGTCTGGACTGGCGATCTTGGCGTGGGTGCAATCGCGATCGGATGCGGACAAACCTCCCATCAAGGACATTGGATATTGGCGCGTGGCGCACGGGGTCAGCGGCGCGATCGTGATGCTCTATGTGTTGTTTCACGTCACCAACCATCTGTTCGGACTGATTGGCCCAGCAGCCCACGCGACTGTCATGAATCTCGGCCGCCATGTCTATCGTGCGCTGCTCATCGAGCCGCTGCTCGTCGTCCTTATGCTGTTCCAGGTCTGCAGCGGATTGCGCTTGGCCTGGCTATGGAGTGCACAGAGGGGTGATTTCTATCGCACGTTCCAGGTCGCATCAGGCTTCTATCTGGTCATATTCATCGTCGGCCATATGAACTCGGTGTTCGTGTATGCGCGCCGCTTTCTGGGAATTCCGACGGATTGGGCATTTGCGACCGGCGCTCCAACTGGCTTGATCTACGATGCCTGGAACATCCGGCTTTTCCCGCATTACGCGCTGGGCGTCTTCTTTGTTCTGACTCACCTCGCCTCGGGGCTTCGGGTTGTCCTGCTCGCTCATGGTGTGCGCGAACAAACCGCCGACCGCATATGGAATATCTGTGCCGGTTTCAGCCTCTTCATCGCTATCGCGATTATTGCCGGAATGTCCGGCGTTAGGCTGGCCTCGCAATAGAGCGTGCTGACGAGCGCTCGTCATTTTCTGACTCATTCTGACTCAATAATTTTGCTTCTCGCACGAAGCGGCCAGCCGCCCTGCGGGAACGATCTGCGCCTGGCGGTCGTCAACGCAAAAGGACACTTCTGAAGGTCATAAAAGCACGTTAGGTTGCGCGTCCAGAAAAGGGCTAAAGCGCGATGAGATCAGGATGAATCATCATCGCGCTTTAGGTTATTGTTTGAGCATGATCTTTTCGGAAAACCGCTGCACACTTTTCCGGATCATGCTCTAGTGTCCCGAATCCAAAGTTCGCCTGATTGTGCAGCGCGCTCTGTAGCGAACTTTGGATTCGAGAGAACACTAGGAAATTTATGATTCTTTTATGATTCTGGTGTGTTCAGAAGTTCGCTGGAAGGACTCGCAGGAAAAATCGGGCGAACTTCTGAACCACCACGCTAGTGGTGGCTTAACAGGGAAGGGACATGCAATGGCCAAAAACACGATTTGCCTCTGGTACGACAAGGACGCCGAGGCCGCGGCGCGCTTCTACGCGGAGGTCTTTCCTGACAGTGCAGTGAAATCCGTCTTTCGTGCCCCCAGCGACTATCCGTCCGGCAAAGCGGGCGATGTGCTGACGGTTGAATTCACCGTCGCCGGAATTCCTTGTGTCGGTCTGAACGGCGGTCCTGTGTTCAGTCACAATGAAGCCTTCTCGTTCCAGATCGCCACCGACGATCAGGAAGAGACCGATCGGTACTGGAATGCCATCATCGGCAATGACGGGCAGGCGAGCGCGTGCGGCTGGTGCAAAGACAAGTGGGGCGTCTCCTGGCAAATCATCCCGCGTGTGCTGACTGAGGCACTGTCGGCCGGCGGCGCTGAAGCCAAGCGCGCGTTCGACGCGATGATGGGCATGACAAAGATCGACGTTGCCGCGATCGAGGCCGCGCGGCGCGGCTGAGCTTCCTCTGTTCAATCGCGCGATGAACGTGCGAACAGCCTCGAACTGTCGGGCCTGGCAGGTTCGAACCGATCATGTCGCTCGAGGCGGGACACGAGTGCCGCGGATTTGAAGTTCTTCCGCGTGAAGCCGCAAGTGCGATGAAGAACTTCAAATCCAAAAGCGGCACTCAAATCATAGGTTTGCTAGTGTCCCTTTGATTCCGAAGATCGCATCCGAGCAAGCCGCAAGCCTGCGAACTTCGGAATCGGGACACGAGTGCCGCGGATTTGAAGTTCTTCCAAGTGAAGCCGCAAGCTCGATGAAGAACTTCAAATCCAAAAGCGGCACTCAAATTATAAGCTTGCTAGTGTCCCTTTGATTCCGAAGTTCGCATCCAAGCAAGCCGCAAGCCTGTGCGAACTTCGGAATCGGGACACTAGATCCGGCTCAAGAAGAACGTCTCAAGGTTGCCTTTGCCCTTCACGTCTATGCTGCCGCGTGGCTCCAGCGCGAAGCGACCGACGAGGTGACGGGCAGTGTCCTCGGACACATGGATTCGATTGGGCAGAGAATAGGCCTCGAGCCGGCTGGCGACGTTTACAGTATCGCCCCATACGTCGTAGACGAAGCGGTGCGTGCCGATGATTCCGGCAACCACGGGACCGGCATGTATGCCGATCCGGATTTGCAAGGCCGAGCCGAAATGGCCGTTGACGCGCTCCAGCCGATCGATCATCCCGAGCGCCATTTTGGCGGTCGCTGTGAACGGATCGGGGTTCGGATCGGGCAAGCCGGCGACGGCCATGTAGGCATCGCCGATGGTCTTGATCTTCTCGACACCGAGCTCGCGGGCCAGCGCGTCGAACTCCGAGAACAGCCGGTTCAAATAGGCGACGATCGCCGCAGCGGGGGTCCGTGCCGAATGCTCGGTGAAGCCCACCAGATCGGCGAACAGAACGCACACGCCCTCGAAGCGGTCGGCAATCATGACTTCGCCCTGGTTCAAGCGGCCAATCACCTGTCTTGGCAGGATGGTGAACAGCAGCCGCTCGAACTTGGTGGTCTCGTCCTCAATGCGGCGTAGATACCTCTGCTCGCAATCGCGCCAGTGCTTCTTGTGCAAGCAAGCATTGATCCGCGCGCGCAGCAGCACCGGGTCGAACGGCTTCGGCAGATAGTCCTCGGCCCCGGCCTGGATGCAGCGGACGGCGCTTGCAGTCTCCGCCAGGGCCGTGATCATGATGACCGGAACGCGACGCAGCCGCTCATCGGCTTTCATACGCACCAGCACCTCAAACCCGTTGATATCCGGCATCATCAAATCGAGCAGGACGAGATCGAACTCATTGTCGGCGAGCGCCTGCAGCGCCTGCCGGCCGCCAGCCACCGAAACAACGCGATGGCCATCGCGGGTCAGTCGGCGCGACAACAGATCACGGTTGGCCTCGATGTCATCCACGACGAGAATAGAGCCGGTCTCGGTAAGTGCATCCGGCTCAAGCCGGATCGGCCCGAGGCTGCGCATCAGGTCGCTGACCATAAGCGCGCCGCTCTGATCAGAGGCCAGGGTCGTGTCCTCGACATCGATGGCGAATCGCACGATGTGATCGAAACGCTGCAGCAGGTCGGTGGCTGCCGCCAGCAGGCGATCGAAATCTGCCTGCAGCGAGTCGCTCGAGAAATTGGCGACGTCCTCGCGCAGCATCTCGCCATAGCCTTTGATCGCGTTGAGGGGCGTGCGCAGTTCGTGACGCAGTTGCTGCTCCTGCGTGGCGGCTGCCGGGCCGGATGGACTCTTGGCGTCGTTCTTGGTGTGATCGCCGTCCACCAGCCGGTCGACCTTGTTGGAGAGATCGCGCGCAGCGCCGAGGATGCGGTTCACATCCGGGAGAATGTCTGTGCGCCCGTTCCGGGACGCCTCTTCATGCAGGATCTCTGCATAGCCGAGCAGGGCGCTCACCGGGGCCAGCAGTTCCTGGCGAAGATGGGCGAGCCGAATGCGCCAGGCGCGCGCGCTGTCGGTGTCAATGATGCTCATGGCCGCTCCGCGCTCTCGCGCCGGGCGGTGGTACCAGTTCGTCAAGCGCCGCCAGCACGGCCTTGCCGCTGTATTCGCCCTTGTGCACCAAATGCTGGACTTGGCCGTTAAGCCGCGCGCGATCATCGGCAGTCAGTGTCTTTGCGGTGACGACGATGATCGGGATGCGCTGCCAGCGGGATTCGGCGCGCACCCGTGCGATGAATTCGAACCCGTCCATCTCGGGCATCATCAGATCGAGCAGAATTGCGTCGGGTAAAGCCTCGTTCAAGCGCTCAAGACCAACCCGACCATTCTCTGCTTCCGTGACCCTGCAATCGATCTGCCGCAAGGCGCGCCCGATCAGCTCGCAGGTCGGCGGATCATCCTCGACGATCAACACGTGCCGTGGTGCACCCCTTGGGCAGCACTTCTCAACCGCACGGACCAGTCTGTCGCGATCGATCGGCTTGACCAGGTAATCGGCGGCGCCGAGCGAGAATCCGATGCTCTGGTTGTCGACGATCGTGACCATGATCACGGGAATTTCGGCGAGCGCCGCATCTTCCTTGATGGCGCTGAGCACGGCCCAGCCATCCATCTGCGGCATCAGAGCGTCGAGCGTGATGACATCGGGGTGCAGCGCGCGGGCGAGCTGCATCGCCTCTTCGCCGCTGGCAGCCATGCGAACAGCGTAGCCACCGCGCTGCAGGTGTCGGCGCAGCAGCTCCCGCGCGTTGGGATCATCATCGACCACGAGAACGATCGGCGCATGCTCGGGTTCGGTGACCTGCGGACCTTCGGCACTCTGCTCTGTCGCCGAAACCGCAGTGTCCGATACAGCGCGTGTCCCCGCCGGCAGACGAACCACGAAGGTCGTGCCCTTGCCAGCTTCGCTGCTCAGCATCACATCGCCGCCCATCAATCGGCAGAAGCTCTTGGTGAGGGCGAGGCCCAGCCCGGTGCCGCCATAGGTGCGGGTGGTGGAGCTGTCGGCCTGAGTGAAAGCCTCGAACACCTTGGCCTGCTGATCTGGCGTCATGCCGATACCGGTATCGCGCACCTGAAATTCGATCGTGTCGAGAGCTTCGTTCGTATCGCGGAGCGCGGTCAGCGTGATGGTCCCGTTCCGTGTGAACTTGCAGGCATTGCTGAGAAGGTTGAACAGGATCTGCCGCACCTTGGTCAGATCGCTGTGAATCGTGCCGACCTCGTTGGCGCAGTTGACCACGAGATCGTTGCCAGTCTTCCTGGCCAACGCGGTGACGGCCGCCGCGACGCTTTCGATGATGGGCCGAAGCTCGAAGGTCTCGAGATAGAGTGTCATCTTGCCGGCCTCGATCTTGGAAAGATCGAGGACGTTGTCGATCAGGCCGAGCAGATGCTTGCCGGCATCCTGGATCTTGCTGAGATCCGACATCTCCGACTCGCGTCCGGCGTTCTGGGCGTCCTCGAACAGGATCTCGCTGTAACCGATGATCGCGTTCAAGGGCGTGCGCAGCTCATGGCTCATGCTGGCGACGAAGTCCGACTTCGCGCGGGTCGCTTGCTCGCTCACCCAAATCGCCTTGTGCAGCTCGCCTTCCATGCGCTTGCGGTCGCTGATGTCGGCGAGGCCCGTGATCATCGCCGGGCGCCCTTCGAACTGGACACGCTGCGAGGCGATGAGCGCCCAGAACTCTTCGCCTCCATCCCGTCTGAGCAGCATCTCCCTGCCCTCCACATGGCCATGGTCGGTGAGTGCGCCCATGAAGCGCTCGCGATGCTGCGGGTCTGCATAAAGAGTTTTCGCTTGCCGGCCCAGGGCAGACGAAGCTTCGATCCCGAACATTTCAGTGAAGCGTTGATTGACATACCGGATGACCCCGTCGTCGAAGGTGACGATCAGCACTGCCATCGGCGCGGCCTCGGCAATGACGCGTAGCCGCTGCTCGCTCTCCTGGATTGCCTGCTCCGCCTGCTTCAGGTCAGTGATGTCGGCGTAGGTCGCGACCGTGCCGCCGTCGTAGGTTTTGCGCTCATTGATCTGGATCCAGCGTCCGTCGGAGCGGCGTTGAACATGCGTGCCCTTGGGATCGCGATGCCGGGCCAGACGTTCCGCGACCCAGGTCTCGACATCCGCCTCCGCGTCGCGGATCTCGCCGCCCGCGACTGCATTGCGGATGATCGTTTCGAACGATATGCCCTGATTGATACTGGCGGTGCCGTGCATGTCCCGGTAGCGCCCGTTGTATATCACCAGCTTGTCGTCGGCATCGTAGAGCGAGAAACCCTCCGAGATGCTCTCGATCGCGTCGATCAGCCGGCGCTGGGCTTCCGTTGCCTTGTCGCGTGCCTCCGACAGCTCCGTCGAGCTCAGCTCCAGAGAGCGCTCGAGCATCGCCCGATCGTTATCTAAATCGGCGTATGCGGCGTCCACGGCTGCCACGAAACGCTGCAGCGCAGCCGGGACGTCGTCCTCGACACCGAGGTGCTTTTTGAGCTGGCGTCGTAGCAGCCTGTGCATCCGGACCCCCGTGACGTTCAGACCTCGGCGAAAGTCGTGATGGTCATGGTTTGATTGTGCAGGCGGCACTCGCCACCATGCATGAAGGGGCAAAGCTCGCCGTACGAGTAAAACCCGGAAAGCTTGGTATCCGTCCCGAAGACATTTCGGATTGCTTCGATTTCTTCCTCGGTGCGCTGCTTCATCACAAGCTTGCGGCCGACACAGCTCACCAGAATTGCAAGATCCGGCCGCCTGTCGCCCAGCCCGCTGAGGCTGGCCTTGGCGGCGCCCGTCGCGCCGTCGACCAGATCGTCAACATTGGTCTTCATCAACTGCGCCGTTCCGCCCTGCGGGAGGTCACCGGCGAACGTCATTGACTTGTTCTGCTCGTCCACAGACAGGACGGTCCGGACGACACCCTGGCCGCCCTTGGCCTCGGCAACCAGGATCGGGAAGAGCAGGGCGGAGCTTGGCAACTGGTCGGCATGCGAGCCCAGGTATGATTTATAGAGATCCAGCGCTGACCGCTCGTCCAGCTCATAGAGGATGTTGCCCTCGGCCCGCGTGATCGTGCGTACCGGCCCGAATGAGACCCAGCCGCCCATCGATCCGTAGCCGATGCGCAAGTCGTCGCCATACAAACCGACCGCTCCTACGCGCTGGGGCCCCACAGCATTGTCGGCAATGACCCAAGTCTCTGCGAACTTTGTTCCATCGCCGGAAAGGCCGCCAGTGATCGACACGCCCTCCGAGACGCCGCCCGCAAGACCACGCGCCAGGTCGGAGCCATTCACGTGCAAGCCGTCCGAAAGCACGAATACATGGCGCAACGAGGGATCGCTCAACATCTGCGCGAGCTCCTTGCCGACGTTGTAGCTGGCCTTCGCCTCACCAATCGTAGCAGAAGCGGAACGCAGGCGCGTATGCTCGAAGTCGACAAGGGTGGCAGTCACGGAATCGTCGACGACCGCGTCGCCAAGAATCTCGCCGGACGTCGAGCAACCAAGCATGGCGGCCCCTTTGAAGTGGTCGCGCAGCTCGCCCACAAGATCGCCGTTCTGCATCAGTGATCTGGCGCCGAAAACGAACACGACACTTTGTTGTCCGGCTTCACCAGCAGGCAAATTCGGTCGCCACCCGTCGCTTTGGGACCATTTGTACTGAGCCGTTTTCATGATTGTTTCCTCCCGTCGTCCGTTCGGAACTTGAACGTTAGAATCGGACCGCTAGCGCGCAGCCGCGAGCAGCGTCTGGATCTTGCCCAGCAGCCTTTGCAGCTCGATCGGTTTGGTGTCGTAGTCGTCGCAGCCGGCCTGGAGGGCCTGTTCCCGGTCGGTCGCCATGGCATGTGCTGTGAGTGCGATGATGGGGATCTTGCACAGTTCGGGCGTGGCCTTGATCCGGCGCGTCGCCTCCCAGCCGTCGATCACCGGCAGGCTCATGTCCATCAGGATAAGATCGGGCTTGTCGCTCACCGCCATTGCGACGCCACGCGCCCCGTCCTCAGCAATGGCGACCTCGTAGCCGCCGCGCGCGAGACGCCGCGAGAGCATGTCGCGGTTCATCTCGTTATCTTCGATCAATAAAATCTTTGGCATCGCACAGCCTCGAGCCGGACTGTGAGCACTGCTTGCCCGGGACCGCCGGGTGGCCTTAATGGACGCCTAAAAAATCAGCTTAGCACTCAGGCTTGCCTGTCGCATCACAAAAGTGGCCCACCAACCGCACGCTTACATTGAATGCGTTGCCGGTGCACTTCGCGCAATCCGAGCAATGGCAATAGGCGGCGAGGGCGGGGCTGCCAGCGACAACGGAGCGAACAGCGACGCGCAGGCAGTCTCCAAAGATTCTCTCCGTATGATTCCTCTGTGGAGTCTCGGCTATTTGTTCAAGCTGTCGTTATTCGAGCAGTCATCAGATGAGCGTCATGGCTGTTCCCGCAGCGGCGCTGAAGGCGACGACGAGCAGCGGAGGCGCGCGCCAGACGACAAGCAAAACGAAGCCGACCAGCGCGATGCCGAAATCCTTCGGCGAATGGATGGTCGTGGTCCACACCGGATCATAGAGTGCGGCGCCCAATATCCCTACGACTGCGGCGTTGACGCCGCGCATCATCGCCTGCGCGCCCGCGCGTCTTCGGAATGAATCCCAGAACGGCAGAACGCCGAGCAAGATGAGGATTCCTGGCAGGAAGATGCCGATGAGACCGAGCACCGCGCCTGCGAGTCCGTGAGGCTCTGCTTTAACGACCGTGCCGAGATAGGCAGCAAACGTGAAGAGCGGACCGGGTACGGCTTGCGCTGCTCCGTAGCCTGCAAGGAAAGCATCGTCGCTCAGCCAACCTGGCGCGACAAAGGCTTCGCGCAACAGCGGCAGCACGACATGCCCGCCGCCGAAGACGAGCGCGCCCGATCGATAGAACGCATCAAACAATGCCAGGCCGGACGATCCAGTCAGGCCGCGCAGCACTGGAAGTCCTGCCAGCAAAAGGAAAAAGGCGCTCAGCGTGACGAGCCCGGCCACGCGGGACACCGGCATCTCCACATGTCCGGATGGCGCGGCCGCCTCGCTGCGGCAGAGCCACAGACCTGCAATTGCGCCGAGGGCAATGGCCGCAATCTGCGCGACCGATGATGAACTGAAGAGGATGATCAAAGCCGCCACGACAGCGACAGAGGCGCGCGTCCGATCGGGAGTAAGTGTGCGCGCCATACCCCAGACGGCTTGGGCCACAATGGCCACCGCTGTCAGCTTCAGTCCGTGCAGCAGTCCGTCGGCGAGGGGACCGTTCAGCGCTGCCGCTCCATAGGCAAACAAAACGAGAAGCAACGCTGAAGGCAAGGTGAAGCCGGCCCACGCGGCGAGCGCGCCAAGATAACCGGCGCGCATCAATCCGATCGAGAAACCCACTTGGCTGCTCGCCGGGCCGGGTAAGAATTGACACAAGCCGACGAGGTCCGCAAAGGCGTGTTCGTCGATCCATTTCCGGCGCACAACGAACTCTTCGCGGAAGTAGCCGATGTGAGCGATCGGACCGCCGAAACTGGTCACCCCCAGTTTGAAGAAGATGCGCAGAACCTCCGCCGGCGACCCCCGGACGGCGGCTGATGTTTCATCGTTGGCGATATCCATGCGTCACGCGTACTCGAATAGGGCCATGAATCCAAAATCCATGTGCAGTTGTTGATGGCAGTGAAAGAGCGTCAGTCCTGGATTGTCCGCGACGAAGTCGAACTCGATCTCCTGGAAGCCGCCGAGCATCACGACGTCCTTGAGGATGCCCGACGTTGGCTTGCCGCCGACCCGCACCAGTTCGAAGCTGTGGCGGTGGAGGTGCAGCGGATGAATGTCGCCGCTCGCGTTACGGAATTTCAGCCGGTAGCGCCGTCCCTCGCGCACCTTGTAGATCGGCTTCATTGTCTCCATCGAGAACGCCTCACCGTTGAGCGTCCACTGAGTGAAGCCGCCCATCGCGCCGTTGCGCTTGGCGATGATGATCTCCAACGTCTCATCAGGTCTGGCGGCTTCG from Nitrobacteraceae bacterium AZCC 1564 includes these protein-coding regions:
- a CDS encoding hypothetical protein (product_source=Hypo-rule applied; superfamily=81343; transmembrane_helix_parts=Inside_1_27,TMhelix_28_50,Outside_51_59,TMhelix_60_79,Inside_80_91,TMhelix_92_111,Outside_112_120,TMhelix_121_138,Inside_139_149,TMhelix_150_172,Outside_173_198,TMhelix_199_221,Inside_222_233,TMhelix_234_256,Outside_257_286,TMhelix_287_309,Inside_310_321,TMhelix_322_344,Outside_345_349), translating into MLVLMMFGVTRSYLPQLDDGAGQKAGHPSAIYLVPALAAMLYPFILRAFHHAVIDPSLRWSAPFVLAAAFAVPASGFAFAMRKGLPASMRRLAFASVVAPTLFVFLGVVQALVSSPLPDEVPWLLIWSGLAILAWVQSRSDADKPPIKDIGYWRVAHGVSGAIVMLYVLFHVTNHLFGLIGPAAHATVMNLGRHVYRALLIEPLLVVLMLFQVCSGLRLAWLWSAQRGDFYRTFQVASGFYLVIFIVGHMNSVFVYARRFLGIPTDWAFATGAPTGLIYDAWNIRLFPHYALGVFFVLTHLASGLRVVLLAHGVREQTADRIWNICAGFSLFIAIAIIAGMSGVRLASQ
- a CDS encoding sulfonate transport system ATP-binding protein (product_source=KO:K15555; cath_funfam=3.40.50.300; cog=COG1116; ko=KO:K15555; pfam=PF00005; smart=SM00382; superfamily=52540); this encodes MNQALRFAPINAQAADTAADLIREARVARGTHDPSRALSLTIRGLRKSFGNNEVLRGIDLHIPAGQSVAIVGKSGCGKSTLLRLIAGLEEPTAGSIEFGDHEGNARDHVRVMFQEPRLLPWARVLSNVEVGLGRDKSSPNAKIRADEALKEVGLDDKRGQWPSVLSGGQKQRVALARALVSHPRVLAFDEPLGALDALTRISMQRLLERVWRDQGFTAILVTHDVSEAVALADRVLVIEEGRVAHDINVDLARPRQRGSAELAALEGNILRELLKETGDLSGV
- a CDS encoding flavin reductase (DIM6/NTAB) family NADH-FMN oxidoreductase RutF (product_source=COG1853; cath_funfam=2.30.110.10; cog=COG1853; pfam=PF01613; smart=SM00903; superfamily=50475), which encodes MNSMVRNIKKADISPEVSAEKFRGAMRNLAGGVSVITAGQGADITGMTVTSVTSLAVEPATLVVSVNRQSSSWPRISKLGAFGVNILGADHAEVAKRFSGVGGLKGAERFANAEWTTLVTGVPLLVGASVALDCEVEHVVERHSHMLVIGRVLDVLTSEGKGALSYWQGQYIPFDSNKDVSDPDLPTARALWGV
- a CDS encoding sulfonate transport system permease protein (product_source=KO:K15554; cath_funfam=1.10.3720.10; cog=COG0600; ko=KO:K15554; pfam=PF00528; superfamily=161098; transmembrane_helix_parts=Outside_1_23,TMhelix_24_46,Inside_47_75,TMhelix_76_98,Outside_99_112,TMhelix_113_133,Inside_134_139,TMhelix_140_159,Outside_160_199,TMhelix_200_222,Inside_223_234,TMhelix_235_257,Outside_258_271) produces the protein MSATETLSTSARASRFRIPGADGLTQWIVPLLILIVWQIACVTGFVPARVLPAPSDVALAGWKLLKSGELAQNICVSFWRAAVGFVIGGGIGFAFGLANGLSQLSSKLTDTTLQMVRNVPHLALIPLVILWFGIDESAKIFLVALGVFFPIYINTLHGIRTVDPQLIEMGRIYGMTNGELFRRVIFPGALPSIFVGLRFALGIMWLTLIVAETIAASSGLGYMAMQAREFMLIDVVVLSILIYALLGKLADSIARVLERFTLSWHPAFQKH
- a CDS encoding putative 3-demethylubiquinone-9 3-methyltransferase (glyoxalase superfamily) (product_source=COG3865; cog=COG3865; pfam=PF06983; superfamily=54593) — translated: MAKNTICLWYDKDAEAAARFYAEVFPDSAVKSVFRAPSDYPSGKAGDVLTVEFTVAGIPCVGLNGGPVFSHNEAFSFQIATDDQEETDRYWNAIIGNDGQASACGWCKDKWGVSWQIIPRVLTEALSAGGAEAKRAFDAMMGMTKIDVAAIEAARRG